CTAGGTTCGACAAGTCTGACCACTGTACTAATGTCATAGCATATTCTTTTATTATTTTAATTATTATCTTAGATAGAATTTTGCCAGCAACCCTAAAATAAGTTTTAACTGAATTACAAGGAAAACAGAAACCGATCCTGTTACAATCCATGAATTGTTGTACTATATATCAAAATCAACTTTATCGGTTGGTAAAAGCAGATTGTCTAATTAAATAAAGTAGGGTGCGTAAGCGCAGCGCACGCACCACCTGACATTTTATTATCGCAGTTTTTATCGGGTAAGGTAAAACCACAAAGACGCTAAGACACGAAGAAAGAAGGGGGGTATTCAATATTTATAGCGGTTTTTAGCCCACGCACTAGCTAACTCTTTTCCAATTTAGGAAGGTCAAAAATGTTAAATAAAGCTTTGATAAATTTAGGGATTTTACCCCTTTTATTATTCAATAATTTTACTTTAATTTCTCTCAACTTTCAACCTCTGACCGAGGAAATTATTGTTCAGAATAATATAACTGATCCCGCCATCTTTTTTCAACAAGGAAAACAATATTATACTCAAGGACAATATGCTCAAGCGACGGAAGTTTTACAACAGGCTATTTTAGGGTTTTCTCAACAGGGAGATAGTGTTAATCAAGCGATCGCATTGAGTAACCTCTCTTTAGTTTTACAACAATTAGGACAATGGGAACAAGCGGAAAAAATCTTACAGGAAAGTTTAGGATTAATTAACGAGTTATCCTTTTCTAAAAAACCCTTGATTCTGGCTCAAATTTTAGAGATTCAAGGTCAGTTAGAACTCACGAAAGGACAACCTGAACAAGCCATTAAAACTTGGAGAGAAGCGTATAAACTCTATTCGGAAGCGGGAAATTTGTTAGGAAAAATTACGAATCAAATTAACCAAGCAACGGCGTTACAAACGTTAGGACTCTATCGACAATCTTTAAATACTTTAACAGAAGTCAATGAAGTTTTAAAATCTCAACCGGATTCTTTAACCAAAGCAACAGCTTTATTAAGTTTAGGAAATGCCTTAAGACAAGTGGGAGATTTAACCACCTCTCAAACGGTTTTACAGCAAAGTTTAGAATTAGCAACAACCTCAAATTATTCTCAAATTCTAAGTCAAATCTATTTAAGTTTGGCTAATACAAATCGCACTCAAAATAATTTAGATATTGCTTTAGGCTATTATCAAAATTCAGCGAAAACAGCTACTAATTCTTTAGAAAAACTGCAAGCTTTAATTAATCAATATAGTTTACTCATTAACTCAAAACGAAGTCAGGAAGCTGAAGCTATAGCCACAGAAATTGAGTCTTATCTCTCGGAAGTTCCTGTCAGTCGTAGTTTAGTTTATGGAATTGTTAATTTTACAAATTATTTAATTAAAGCTCAAGAGATTTCAGGTTTAACTACTAATAATCCTGAAATTATTACTCTTTTTAATACAGCAATTAAAAATGCTCAAAACCTGAAAGATCTGCGTTCAGAATCTTATGTTTTAGGAAGTTTAGGCAAATTTTACGAACAAAATCAACAACCCTTAGAAGCTATAAATTTAACCGAAAAAGCGTTATTGATTGCTCAATCAATTAATGCCTCTGATATTGCCTATCAATGGCAATGGCAACTGGGAAGACTCCTGAAACAACAAAATCGAAAAGACGAAGCGATCGCAGCCTATACAGAAGCTGTTAATACCCTCAAATCCTTAAGAAAAGACTTAGTTGCTATTAACCAAGATGTGCAGTTTTCCTTCCGAGAAAGTGTTGAACCTGTCTATCGAGAATTAGTCGATTTAATTTTACAATCTCCCAGTCCAGAAAACCTCACAAAAGCCCGTGAACTAATCGAATCCTTGCAAGTCGCTGAACTGGATAACTTTTTCCAAGAAGCCTGTTTAGATCAAGAAATTAAACGCCAACAAATTGATCAAATTGATTCCCAAGCTGCCGTAATTTATCCGATTATTCTAGCCAATCGCTTAGAAGTTATTCTCTCCCTTCCAGGGCAACCCTTACAACACTATTTTACCACAATCTCCCAAGAACAAGTTGAAACCACAATTCGTCAATTAAGACAATCCTTTCAACCGATTTTTTCGACCAAAGATCGGTTACAATTATCTCAACAGGTTTACGACTGGCTAATCCGTCCGGCCGAACAGGAACTCAAAAATAATTCGATTAAAACCTTGGTTTTTGTATTAGATGGTTCCCTGCGAAATGTGCCGATGGCGGCTCTCTATGATGGCACGAACTATCTGATCAAAGACTATAATCTAGCCCTAACTCCCGGTTTACAACTGCTGGCTTCTCGTTCTTTAA
This genomic stretch from Planktothrix serta PCC 8927 harbors:
- a CDS encoding CHAT domain-containing protein; translated protein: MLNKALINLGILPLLLFNNFTLISLNFQPLTEEIIVQNNITDPAIFFQQGKQYYTQGQYAQATEVLQQAILGFSQQGDSVNQAIALSNLSLVLQQLGQWEQAEKILQESLGLINELSFSKKPLILAQILEIQGQLELTKGQPEQAIKTWREAYKLYSEAGNLLGKITNQINQATALQTLGLYRQSLNTLTEVNEVLKSQPDSLTKATALLSLGNALRQVGDLTTSQTVLQQSLELATTSNYSQILSQIYLSLANTNRTQNNLDIALGYYQNSAKTATNSLEKLQALINQYSLLINSKRSQEAEAIATEIESYLSEVPVSRSLVYGIVNFTNYLIKAQEISGLTTNNPEIITLFNTAIKNAQNLKDLRSESYVLGSLGKFYEQNQQPLEAINLTEKALLIAQSINASDIAYQWQWQLGRLLKQQNRKDEAIAAYTEAVNTLKSLRKDLVAINQDVQFSFRESVEPVYRELVDLILQSPSPENLTKARELIESLQVAELDNFFQEACLDQEIKRQQIDQIDSQAAVIYPIILANRLEVILSLPGQPLQHYFTTISQEQVETTIRQLRQSFQPIFSTKDRLQLSQQVYDWLIRPAEQELKNNSIKTLVFVLDGSLRNVPMAALYDGTNYLIKDYNLALTPGLQLLASRSLNRNQLQTLTVGLSEARQGFSALPGVASEIQQIQAKIPTKVLFNQQFTREAVQQQIQETAFPIVHLATHGQFSSKAEDTFLLTWDSRINVKDLDYFLRSRQRGEQNPVELLVLSACETATGDQRAALGLAGVAVRSGARSTLATLWQVNDTSTASLMAEFYQELTQKQVSKAEALRQAQLKLLQQPEYQDPYYWAPFVLVGNWQ